Part of the Imperialibacter roseus genome, ATCAAAAAGATCTCCTAAAGACTCGACTATGGAAATGTCTTTGAGCGTGCCATCAACATCCACAGAAAACATCACCTTGACGTAGCCCTGAACGCTGTCTTTTCTTGCCAGCTCCGGGTAGGTCAGCTCGCTCTCGATAAAAGCATAAAAAAGGTCGAACCCATCCTTTGGCTCGGCATTCAGGTATACATCTTCTTTTTGTACCTGGTTAGTTTCCTGATTCTCCGATGGTTGCACGTTTTTCTTTTCAGCCGGTGTCGATGTTTTTGGTTTTGTAACCGGCTCTTGTGTTGGAGATGGTGTCTGCATTTGATCATCGAGCCTGGTCGCCGGTGCAGCTTCAACTGGAGGGCTTGCCGAGACGGCCTCTTCCTTCACCGGCACCTCTGCCAAAGTTGGTTGTTTGTCGCTGACTGAGGGCCTGCCAAGCGTGAGTAAATAAATAATCCCGATAGCCGGAATAACAGCCAGCCCCCACAGCAGCTTCCCGGAATACGCCAGGCCGGAAACCTGCTTACTCCCCGCCAGCACTGAGTCAAAATCCCTCAGTGAGTGGATTTGTTCTGTACTGATCTCTTGTCTCTTTTTTACAAATTGGTATTTCATTTCACGACAAGTTTTTTGACCTCTTTCCTCATTTTTTCCAGCAAGCGATAGCTACGTGTTTTGGCATTGTTTTCGGTAATGTCCAAAATATCTGCCGCCTCCTTAAAACTCTTTCCTTCGAAAAACCTCATTTCTATCAACTCCAGATCTTTCGGCTCCAAAGACTCAAGCAACACCGGCAATGAGTTCATCCATACTTCCTGCTCGCTATCGCCGAATTGGAGTTCCTCCAGCAGGTTGACGCCCATGTAGTCATCGAGCGCTACAGTTCTGTGTTTCTTTCCTGACCTGAAGAAGTCGTAGCATTCATTCAGCGCAATCCGATACAGCCAGGAAGAAAAAGAAAGGCCCCGAACCTGGTATTTTTTCAAATTGGCCAGGGCCTTATAAAACACTGAAGAGGTTACATCCTTACTAGCCTCAAGCTGGCCAATTCGAGCATAAACAAATCGGAAAATGGGTTCGTGGTACTTCTCATAGATAGGGCCGAACCTTTTGGGGTCTTGCTTGGCTTGCTCTATAAGTGCGTGTTCGTCCAACTCCACTTTTGCGCTGTTTGATTGGTCAGAATTTTGAAACTTTCGGCCCTGTAACGGGGAAGAGTGGAAAAGATACAGAAGATGAAAAAATATTTTTCCCTGGAAACCGGGATTAGTTGGCACTGAGGTTACAGATGAAAGCAGTTTGATGTACAACGACAGCCACAGCGCCGCATATTATACCCGCCAGGAACCAGATCTTAATTCAAATGGCTTTTTAACAAAAGGAATATGTTTTTCTACTGATGCTGATCCTTCAGCAGATCGGTTACTTTCTTGACAGGGTTAAATGTTGAAACTGGCACTTCAACAAACACGGTGTTCCAATTGCTCATCGAACCGTTCCAAAGTCCGGGGAGCTCCTGTGCCTTCAGGGCCTTGCCATCTTTCGATTTCTCGGTAACAAAGCCCGTTTTGGGGTCGGTGAATTTCATCAGGTCGAACTTCTTCCCGCTATAGTCTTTGGTACCACACACCAAGTCAACCGGGTTAAAGTGTGTACTTTCTTCGAAAATTTTCTTTTGCCCTGCATCCTTCAAATCAACCTGCGCACTTTCCACGATCTGTAGCGACACAGTACCGTCAGGGTTTTTGCACCAAAACGGCCCTCCTCCCGGCTCTCCTTCATTTTTCACCATGCCGCAAATGCGGATGGGTCGGTTGAATTTGCCTTTGAGGAAAGCCGATCTTTCCGCAGCCGACGCTGTTCTGGCGGTAGTATGATTGCTGGTACAAAGCTCTTTTTCCAAAAAGTCGTACATGGCGTCAAGATCGGCCGTAGTTGCACCACCAGCTTCAAGTTTTTCAAGGAACCCGAAAATCTTACTTTGGTATTCCAACAGAAGGCTGGCAATCACCTTCTTATAGACAAATGTGTCTTCCTTGAGTCGGTCGGGCACCACATTATCTATGTTCTTAACAAATATCACGTCGGCATTAAGGTCGTTGAGGTTGGATAGCAATGCCCCATGGCCGGCCGGCCTGAAAAGTAGCCCGCCGTCGTTTTCCCTGAAGGGTTGATTACTCATGTCCACGGCTATGGTGTCAGTAGATGCCTTCTGCTCGGAAAAGCTTACCTCGAATTTTACCCCGTACTGTTTTTCATAGCCCGCCTGCACGGCAGCCACGTGCTCTTTGAATTTGGCCCGATGTTCAGGGCTTACCGTAAAATGCAACTTTACACTACCGTCCGACGATTTAGCATAGTTGGCTCCTTCCACAAAGTGCTCCTCCGCAGGAGTTCTGGCAACACCGTTCTTTTTGTGAAACTTCAAAAGCCCCTTTGGCAACTGGCCGTAGCCAAGTCCCCTGTCGAGCAACAGGTATTCAAGAATAGAAACATACTTTCGTTTTAAGTGAGCTTCCTCCAGCGACGTGCCTGACTTTGCATAAGCATTTTTCAAGTCATCGTAAAAAGCGAAATCCTCCAGCCGCTTGAAAAAATCAAACATGGAGCCGCTCTTCTGATTGGCTGTGAGCTTTTGATAGTCGGCCTCTGAGCCTGTGTACTCCTCCATAAAGCTGAACAGATCCTTAAACATACGACTGGCCGCTCCGGAGGCAGGCACAAACTTCACAATGGCTTTCGAAGCAGTTGCGCTTTCATAGCTTTTCAGCCTCGCATCAATGTCCTTTTCCGACAACTTACTAAGGCCGTCTCCAATAGTCGCTGCCTTTTCCAGCTTCAAAGGAGGAAAGTCGTCTTTGAAGTTTTGAATTTGAGCTTCCACTACGTCAGTTGAGGAGCCTCTCTTTTTTATGAAATCAATATCGCTGCTGGAAAACATTTCGTAAGTCGTTTAAGTCGGCAATTAGCTTCACCTAATTAAGGTGAAGGGGTCGATAAATCCAAGGTTAAAATGGATAAGAATTCTTACTATAAGCTCCTTTGTGTTATTCGCCATAGGGTCTTACGCTTTAAAAATGTTAATTCGTAAAAATCAAAAGTCTTCGTAATTTGTCTACCTAAAGCATATGTCTCCATCATGAACGAATTTTTGACAATATCACCTACCTTCTACGGTATGAGCATCGTGCCGAAGAAATACTGGAAGGACTATGGCTTTGCGCTGCTCACTATTGCCGGGGCGGATGGGGATGTGTCAGACCCCGAAATGGACTGGCTTACCGAAGACCTTGGGCAGTCTTTGAAAGTAGGTACCGACCTCATTGCTGCCTGGGAAGAGTTCGACTGGGAAAATGCTGATCTTGGCGAAATTTTCCAACGACTTAACCCCAATCAAATAGCAAACTACAGCAAGCTTATGCTTTACGACGCCATCAGGATGTCCTATGCCGATGGGGATTTTTCTGACAAGGAGCGTGAAAGCGTAGATGAATGTGCCCGAATTCTTAAAGTGAACAAGGAAACAGTAATGGCCATGGAGGCGCTTGTTGAAATGGAACGGGCAGCCGACAAACTCCGACAAACTATTCTTTAAACTCAACATCCAATCAACCTATGGAAGCGTTATCTATCAGAATCATCAACATTCACTGCTACTTTTATGAAGAAAACGATGGCGACGAAGTATTTCTGGTCATCAACAAAAAGAAAGTATGGCCCGTGGATGAGAAGTGGTACCGCATGAAGGCCGAATCACTGGAAGTTGACCATGTCATTGACGGCTTCAAGGAGAACGAAAAGGTTGATTTGGAGGTGTGGGACTACGACTACCTCAGCCCCAACGACTATATGGGCAAAATCACTATGCTCATCGACAAGCCAGGTGGGCCCTACACCACCGATATGCAGCTGGCCGACCCCAAGCAAATCGCCCGGTACTCCATCACCTGGGAAATAATAAAACCTAAGTGACCACTAAGGAATAAGCTCTTTGTGCATCACCTTGGCTTCGCCCTCTATGACGGCCTTTCCCGTGGCAACGTGCGTGAGCACTGTGGCAATGATGGCCGAATTTCTCCCGTCAAGACTTACCACCTCCACTCTCGCCTGGTAGTCCTCCCCTGGGTACACCGGCCTTTTGAATTGCAACGTCTGACCGAGATAGATGGTGCCGTCGCCAGGAAAAATGGTGCCCAGTATCCTGGAGAAAATGGCTGCGCTGAAAATTCCGTGAACGATTGGTTTCTTAAAAGAGGTATTGGCAGCAAACGCCGCATCGATGTGTACCGGGTTTTTGTCACCGCTTAGCTCGGCAAAGGCATTGACCTGCTCCTGAGTAAGTGAAAAAGGCATTTCGTAAGTATCTCCGACTTTCAGCATAGTAGCTTTGTTTGCCTTAAATATAAGGGCTTTTTTACAACTACTTCCGCACAACAAATTTTCACCACCAACGGATTATTGCTTGAATCAAAAACCATTTATGCTGTTCTTCCCGCATTAACCCGAAAACCAATCAGTCATGCAAAAAAGACTCAACTACTTGTTGCTGCCGGCGTTCATCATGCTCATTCATTGGGCAGAAGCGCAAAGCGGAAAAAAGCCCATCGTCACGTCTGACCTTATGAAAATTGTTACCTCCTCACAGCTGGAGGTATCACCCGATACCAGGAAAGCGGTGATGGTCGTCACCAAAAGAGATCAAAAAGGGGATGACTATTTTTATAGCCACAACCTTTACATGCTCGATCTTGAAAAAGGTGGAGAGCCTATTCAGCTTACGTTCGGAAAAAAGAGCGACTCACAGCCTACCTGGGCTCCTGACGGTGAAAAAATCGCCTTTGTGCGATCCGACGACGGAAAGTCGCAAATATGGATACTGCCGTTAACCGGGGGCGAAGCCTATCCACTTACCTCTGCCAAGCACGGTGCTTCTGGCCCCCGCTGGGCTCCCGACGGAAAATCTATTCTCTTTTCGTCGTCCATCCCCGATTGGGACACTGAAGGCACCCCAACCTGGGCTTATGAAAGACCAGGAAGAGCATTCAAAGACGAGCCCAACTGGAAGGCGCTAAAAGACGAAGAGAAAAAAGATATCAAGTCTACTCCTGATGGCGACCTTGGAGAGCTTCGGGCATGGCTGGCCAAAAATGCCGTCGACAAAAACCCACGGGTGTTTGTGAATCAGGATTTCCAGGCGGAACAGGGACTCAACCCCGAGATGAAGTATCGGCATTTATTCATTCAGTCGCTTGATGCCGGGAAAGCCAGCCAACTCACCAAAGGGTTCCAGGATTTTGCCGGTGGCGATTGGTCGCCGGATGGAAAAACCATTGTTTGCTCCTCTGTGGCTTACAAAGTGGAGCCCGACAAACAAAGCCACTCTGACCTTTGGAAAATTGACGTCACGTCAGGTTCTGCTACCTCCTTCCTTCATATGGAGGGTTTTTCCTTAGGCAATCCACAGTTCTCGCCCGACGGAAAGTCCATACTGTTTTACATGCGAGATGATGTAAACAGGCATGCTACGCAAAATGACCTGGGGCTTGTCAACACCGAGGGCAGCGGCGCAAAAATGATTACAGCGGAGTTTGACAGAGACGCTGGTGGGCCGGTCTTTTCTCCTGATAACAAAAAAATCTATTTTACTGCGTCGTCCGAAGGGGACATTCCTTTGTACAGCTACGACCTGAAGAAAGGCGAAATCGTTACCCTTTTGGAAGGAGACAAAGGCATCAATGACTTTGCGCTTGCAGGCAAAAAAATCATCATGACCATTACCGACTTCAACAACCCTCTGGAAGTATACAGCATGGACGTGAAGAGCGGGGCTTTGACAGCGTTAACACATTTCAACTCGGATTGGCTGAAAGACAAAATCGTCACTCCCGTTTCGGAATACTGGGTCACCCGACCCGACGGCGTAAAAGTACAGTACTGGGTGATGCAACCCGTTGGCTTCAAACAAGGAACCAAATATCCGACCATACTGGAAATCCATGGTGGGCCTTCTGCCATGTGGGGGCCGTCGGGACTCAGTATGTGGCATGAATTTCAGTTGCTTTCCAGCTGGGGTTATGGGGTGGTTTTCAGTAACCCACGGGGTAGTGGCGGCTACGGCGATGCGTTCAAAAAAGGTAATTATAGAGACTGGGGCCACGGGCCTGCCAACGACATTCTGGCAGCTTTGGATGATGCTACTTCCAAAAACAGCTGGGTGGATACCGACCAGCTATTTGTAACAGGAGGTAGCTATGCCGGTTACATGGTGGCCTGGCTAGTGACACAAGACCAACGCTTCAAAGCAGCCAATGCGCAAAGAGGTGTATACGATCTCACTACCTTTATGGGAGAAGGAAATGCCTGGCGGCTGGTACCAACGCATTTTGGCTACCCTTGGGAAGAGGGCGTGCAGGAAATCCTTGATGCCAACTCACCAATTACCTTCATTGACCAAATTACGACCCCTCTACTCATCATGCACTCCGATCAGGACCTGAGAACTGGCACCATCCAGTCGGAAATGATGTACAAGAGCCTGAAAGCACTTGATAGGCCTGTGGAATATGTGCGCTATCCGGGCGAAGGGCATGAGCTAAGCAGAAGCGGCAATCCGCTGCGCATGATGGATAGGCTCGGCCGGTTTATTGAGTTTTTTGAAAGGTATGTAAAGCACCCGGAGGCTCCTGCAGCTACTGTGGGAGAAGATTAAAGCTAGACCTATTTTCCTCGGCCTGATTTTGTGCTTAAAGTCAAAGTCTTATGGGGTGAGAACCTATCTTCTACCTTTTAATAGCGCCTTACGGCGCTATTTTTTTTCTGTGCATTGATACTCTTCCCAAATATTCGGCAATGTCACCAACGTTTATAATCAACCAGTTGCTCTCCTCAAAAAGCACATTTTGTTAACGCTCTATAAAATAGACCGTTATGTGCCATATATTTTTCCTGCTGTCTCTCAATGGTCAGCTGTAAATATAAGAATATTCATATTTTATGTCTCATAAAAAGTGTGCAATTAATCGATGCAAACGATTGCTGAGGGTAGAAAACACAATGCGCTGTATAAGTTCGTATGCCCTAGTTTAAAATTTGTGCGGACACACTTTCTAGCAGCTCATGAGAGCATTATCGTTTCGTTACTCTATAAAGCCAGGTGTTTCTTCGTTGGTATATAAAAAATTTTATATATTTATCCCCTCAACACCCCCTGTTGATTATACCCTTTAGTTCGAATCAATTATCTATTAAAACATTTTCTATGAAGAAAAAGCTTACCCATTTATTGGTGTTTTGCTTATTGGGCTTCTATGCCCATGCGCAAAACCGAGTGATTTCAGGTAAGGTCACCGACGAGGAAGGCGGTGGACTCCCTGGTGTTAACATTTCTGTCAAGGGCACGAGCGTCGGCACAGTTACCGATGTGGAAGGTGATTATAAAATCACTATGTCTGCCGACGGTACAACCCTCGTTTTCTCTTTTATTGGCTTCACCACACAAGAGGTAGAAGTGGGTTCAAGGTCAGTGATTGACATTTCGATGACAGCTGACTTTACCCAATTGGATGAGGTAGTAGTTACTTCCTTTGGTTTGGAAAAAGACAAAAAGTCTCTTGGTTACTCCGTTACTCAGGTAAGTGGTGACCAGTTTACCGACTCCCGTACTACCAACTTGGGAAATGCACTGACAGGTAAAATAGCCGGTGTGAATGTAAGTACGCCTGCTTCAGGAGCAGCGGGATCAAGCCGTGTGATTATCAGAGGGGGATCTTCCCTGGGTGGATCGGACCAGCCACTTTATGTGGTAAACGGTGTGCCAATGGACAATTCTACACTTGGCTCTGCGGGTATGTGGGGTGGAAATGACGGTGGAGATGGTCTTTCTTCTATCAACCCTGATGACATCGAGAGCCTTTCGGTATTGAAAGGAAACACGGCCGCAGCACTATATGGTGCCCGTGCCGCCAATGGCGTCATTTTGATTACAACAAAGTCAGGTAAGTCAAGAAAAGGTGTCGGCGTTAGCTTTAACTCCAACTTTACCATGGACAACGTGATTGATCTTACCGACTTTCAGAAAGAGTATGGAATAGGTGTGGATGGCGAAAAGCCTGCCAACGAAACCGCTGCCCTCGATTACGGCAACTCCTCCTGGGGAGGCAAACTTGACGGATCAAGCGTTGTTCAGTTTGACGGTGTATCAAGACCTTACTCCGATACGGGAGAAACCATCAAGGACTTCTATCGCACTGGCAAAACATGGACTAATACATTGGCTCTTTCCGGTGGAAACGAAAAAGGCAACTTCCGTTTTTCGGCTTCTGATTTGAATAATGACGATATCATGCCGAATGCAAGCTTCGACAGAAAGCTTTTCACAACAGGCTTGAATGGCGCTTTTGGAAACCTTGAGCTAAAACTGACAGGCCAGTACTCTAAGGAAAAGGCCATCAACCGACCAAGATTGTCGGACTCTCCGGGTAACGCCAACTATGCCATCCTTACAAAGCCTGCTTCTCTTTCTTACGAGACGTTGAAGGGTGATCCTGATAAATTAGGAGCAAAAGAGGATGGAACAGAATTCCGTTATCAGGGAAGCAATTATATACAGAACCCTTACTGGGCAGCTTATCAGTTCAATAGAGAGGATAATAAGGACCGTGTTCTGGGCAACATCGCATTGAAGTACAACTTCTTTGAGTGGCTGTATGTGCAAGGCCGTGTCGGCACCGACTTTGTGTCCGTAGCTTCTGACAACTACGAGCCTTATGGCACAGCCTACGCTACTACCGGAAGCTTCAACCAGAACATGAGAACCATTAGAGAAGACAATGCCGATATGTTCATTGGCGTTAACAAAACTTTCGGTGACATTTCGGTAGACGGTCTGGTTGGTGGAAACCGAATGAGAAAAACAGCTGAGCAGCTAAACGCTGGTGGCTCTGGCTTGAACATTCCCTTTTTCCACAGCGTAACCAACGTTACAAATCAGGCTTACAGCTACAGTTTTTCTGAATACGGTATCAACTCCATCTTCGGATCAGCAAACATCGGATTCAGAAATTACCTGTTCCTAAACGTGACTGGTCGTCAGGACAAGTTTTCGACCCTTGCGGACGAAAACAACTCTCTTTTCTATCCTTCTGCCGGTTTGAGCTTCGTTTTCTCGGACGTGTTTACGATGCCTGAGTTCTTCACCTTTGGAAAGGTGAGAGCGTCGTGGGCCCAGGTGGGCGGTGGTGCACCAGATCCCTATTCACTTAACCTGACCTACGGACTTGTAGGGCAAGGCCACCAGGGAGCAGTTTTAGGATCCATCAGCAACGGTTCCATTCCTAACGCTGCCCTTCAACCATATATTTCCAGCGAAATTGAAGTTGGGTTTGATGTAAGATTGCTGGACAACAGGATTGGTATTGACCTTGCCTACTATGACAGGACCACAACAGACGACATCCTGAATACAACTATT contains:
- a CDS encoding energy transducer TonB, coding for MKYQFVKKRQEISTEQIHSLRDFDSVLAGSKQVSGLAYSGKLLWGLAVIPAIGIIYLLTLGRPSVSDKQPTLAEVPVKEEAVSASPPVEAAPATRLDDQMQTPSPTQEPVTKPKTSTPAEKKNVQPSENQETNQVQKEDVYLNAEPKDGFDLFYAFIESELTYPELARKDSVQGYVKVMFSVDVDGTLKDISIVESLGDLFDNEAIRIIKRSPAWKPASFNGYPVSSRMSIKLTFKVE
- a CDS encoding RNA polymerase sigma factor translates to MELDEHALIEQAKQDPKRFGPIYEKYHEPIFRFVYARIGQLEASKDVTSSVFYKALANLKKYQVRGLSFSSWLYRIALNECYDFFRSGKKHRTVALDDYMGVNLLEELQFGDSEQEVWMNSLPVLLESLEPKDLELIEMRFFEGKSFKEAADILDITENNAKTRSYRLLEKMRKEVKKLVVK
- a CDS encoding DUF4301 family protein; this translates as MFSSSDIDFIKKRGSSTDVVEAQIQNFKDDFPPLKLEKAATIGDGLSKLSEKDIDARLKSYESATASKAIVKFVPASGAASRMFKDLFSFMEEYTGSEADYQKLTANQKSGSMFDFFKRLEDFAFYDDLKNAYAKSGTSLEEAHLKRKYVSILEYLLLDRGLGYGQLPKGLLKFHKKNGVARTPAEEHFVEGANYAKSSDGSVKLHFTVSPEHRAKFKEHVAAVQAGYEKQYGVKFEVSFSEQKASTDTIAVDMSNQPFRENDGGLLFRPAGHGALLSNLNDLNADVIFVKNIDNVVPDRLKEDTFVYKKVIASLLLEYQSKIFGFLEKLEAGGATTADLDAMYDFLEKELCTSNHTTARTASAAERSAFLKGKFNRPIRICGMVKNEGEPGGGPFWCKNPDGTVSLQIVESAQVDLKDAGQKKIFEESTHFNPVDLVCGTKDYSGKKFDLMKFTDPKTGFVTEKSKDGKALKAQELPGLWNGSMSNWNTVFVEVPVSTFNPVKKVTDLLKDQHQ
- a CDS encoding TerB family tellurite resistance protein; this translates as MNEFLTISPTFYGMSIVPKKYWKDYGFALLTIAGADGDVSDPEMDWLTEDLGQSLKVGTDLIAAWEEFDWENADLGEIFQRLNPNQIANYSKLMLYDAIRMSYADGDFSDKERESVDECARILKVNKETVMAMEALVEMERAADKLRQTIL
- a CDS encoding MaoC family dehydratase, yielding MLKVGDTYEMPFSLTQEQVNAFAELSGDKNPVHIDAAFAANTSFKKPIVHGIFSAAIFSRILGTIFPGDGTIYLGQTLQFKRPVYPGEDYQARVEVVSLDGRNSAIIATVLTHVATGKAVIEGEAKVMHKELIP
- a CDS encoding S9 family peptidase, with the protein product MQKRLNYLLLPAFIMLIHWAEAQSGKKPIVTSDLMKIVTSSQLEVSPDTRKAVMVVTKRDQKGDDYFYSHNLYMLDLEKGGEPIQLTFGKKSDSQPTWAPDGEKIAFVRSDDGKSQIWILPLTGGEAYPLTSAKHGASGPRWAPDGKSILFSSSIPDWDTEGTPTWAYERPGRAFKDEPNWKALKDEEKKDIKSTPDGDLGELRAWLAKNAVDKNPRVFVNQDFQAEQGLNPEMKYRHLFIQSLDAGKASQLTKGFQDFAGGDWSPDGKTIVCSSVAYKVEPDKQSHSDLWKIDVTSGSATSFLHMEGFSLGNPQFSPDGKSILFYMRDDVNRHATQNDLGLVNTEGSGAKMITAEFDRDAGGPVFSPDNKKIYFTASSEGDIPLYSYDLKKGEIVTLLEGDKGINDFALAGKKIIMTITDFNNPLEVYSMDVKSGALTALTHFNSDWLKDKIVTPVSEYWVTRPDGVKVQYWVMQPVGFKQGTKYPTILEIHGGPSAMWGPSGLSMWHEFQLLSSWGYGVVFSNPRGSGGYGDAFKKGNYRDWGHGPANDILAALDDATSKNSWVDTDQLFVTGGSYAGYMVAWLVTQDQRFKAANAQRGVYDLTTFMGEGNAWRLVPTHFGYPWEEGVQEILDANSPITFIDQITTPLLIMHSDQDLRTGTIQSEMMYKSLKALDRPVEYVRYPGEGHELSRSGNPLRMMDRLGRFIEFFERYVKHPEAPAATVGED
- a CDS encoding SusC/RagA family TonB-linked outer membrane protein yields the protein MKKKLTHLLVFCLLGFYAHAQNRVISGKVTDEEGGGLPGVNISVKGTSVGTVTDVEGDYKITMSADGTTLVFSFIGFTTQEVEVGSRSVIDISMTADFTQLDEVVVTSFGLEKDKKSLGYSVTQVSGDQFTDSRTTNLGNALTGKIAGVNVSTPASGAAGSSRVIIRGGSSLGGSDQPLYVVNGVPMDNSTLGSAGMWGGNDGGDGLSSINPDDIESLSVLKGNTAAALYGARAANGVILITTKSGKSRKGVGVSFNSNFTMDNVIDLTDFQKEYGIGVDGEKPANETAALDYGNSSWGGKLDGSSVVQFDGVSRPYSDTGETIKDFYRTGKTWTNTLALSGGNEKGNFRFSASDLNNDDIMPNASFDRKLFTTGLNGAFGNLELKLTGQYSKEKAINRPRLSDSPGNANYAILTKPASLSYETLKGDPDKLGAKEDGTEFRYQGSNYIQNPYWAAYQFNREDNKDRVLGNIALKYNFFEWLYVQGRVGTDFVSVASDNYEPYGTAYATTGSFNQNMRTIREDNADMFIGVNKTFGDISVDGLVGGNRMRKTAEQLNAGGSGLNIPFFHSVTNVTNQAYSYSFSEYGINSIFGSANIGFRNYLFLNVTGRQDKFSTLADENNSLFYPSAGLSFVFSDVFTMPEFFTFGKVRASWAQVGGGAPDPYSLNLTYGLVGQGHQGAVLGSISNGSIPNAALQPYISSEIEVGFDVRLLDNRIGIDLAYYDRTTTDDILNTTISGTSGFGSTTINVGELSNKGVELLLKGTPIVANGFRWDVSFNYAHNISNVINLGTNALGEPIEFLNLDEARTQQERIRHYVGQPLGAIAGYKQMEIDGQKVYDADGYPVRGDFDLIAPGRHPVSAGISNTFTYKNFTLDFLIDIRSGGYLASSTNVVAYNLGLHKETLPGRENGLSISGVDEEGQAQTWNIAPENVDNYYSRYSQITDNFVYNASFGKLRSLSLGYSLPSTLLAKTPIESLRFSIVGRNLALLWSSVPNIDPESAYNNSGNAQGLDFFAMPTTRNFGFNLSASF